One genomic segment of Helicobacter enhydrae includes these proteins:
- a CDS encoding lipid A deacylase LpxR family protein gives MFRIIIGLCVASIVWAQHPYKKHFVSFVTQNDGYVFPMIDRYYTAGHSLLYASAEESGGGIIGWIDGNHSFNLAISQSIYTAKSKFATTPSPQDHRYASFMTLSAFVTNRNLEWLENIGLLVGVGGKWSFGQEVQNGIHQMMGVGLANGWGTQIADEWVANLYYDLTYRYRVFEGEALGLEVLPNLEFAFGNLNVYGKAEVFVRIGHHLDSTFLPRGVIGEGGGLQSGRVYADGLGVFAFVGIGGAYVLRNMAIEGNLFAPRGGIYEADLMHWVGKFRGGVSIVSGVLNTSYEIIYTSKEFKQQDGWHFVGSISLSCSF, from the coding sequence GTGTTTAGAATCATTATAGGTTTGTGTGTGGCAAGTATCGTATGGGCTCAACATCCATACAAAAAGCATTTTGTATCCTTTGTGACGCAAAATGATGGCTATGTTTTTCCAATGATTGATCGTTATTACACTGCAGGGCATAGTTTGCTCTATGCGTCTGCTGAGGAGAGTGGTGGGGGCATAATAGGTTGGATTGATGGGAATCATTCTTTCAATCTTGCAATTTCTCAAAGCATTTATACAGCAAAATCCAAATTTGCCACTACGCCAAGCCCACAAGATCATCGATATGCTTCTTTTATGACATTGAGTGCATTTGTGACAAATCGCAATCTAGAATGGCTAGAAAACATCGGATTGCTCGTTGGTGTCGGTGGCAAATGGTCGTTTGGTCAAGAGGTGCAAAACGGCATTCATCAGATGATGGGTGTGGGACTAGCAAATGGTTGGGGGACACAGATTGCTGATGAGTGGGTTGCAAATCTGTATTATGACTTGACTTATCGTTATAGGGTTTTTGAGGGGGAGGCGTTGGGGCTAGAGGTATTGCCCAATCTAGAGTTTGCATTTGGCAATCTCAATGTCTATGGCAAGGCTGAAGTGTTTGTGCGTATCGGTCATCATCTTGATAGCACATTTTTGCCAAGAGGGGTGATTGGCGAGGGGGGTGGATTGCAGAGTGGGAGGGTGTATGCTGATGGGCTGGGAGTTTTTGCGTTTGTGGGTATTGGCGGGGCTTATGTGTTGAGAAATATGGCGATTGAGGGGAATTTGTTTGCACCAAGAGGGGGTATATATGAGGCGGATTTGATGCATTGGGTGGGCAAGTTTAGGGGGGGCGTGTCGATTGTATCGGGGGTTTTGAATACAAGTTATGAGATCATCTATACAAGCAAAGAGTTCAAACAGCAAGATGGATGGCATTTTGTAGGAAGCATTAGCCTATCATGTAGTTTTTGA
- a CDS encoding alkylphosphonate utilization protein: MTKDSNGVELNAGDSVQVIKDLKVKGASGTIKRGTIVKNIRLTNKDDEIEGKVDKMGMIVLKTCFLKKS, from the coding sequence ATGACAAAAGATAGCAATGGCGTAGAATTGAACGCAGGTGATAGCGTGCAAGTGATCAAAGATCTCAAGGTGAAGGGGGCTTCAGGCACGATCAAAAGAGGCACTATTGTAAAAAACATTCGCTTGACAAACAAAGACGATGAAATCGAGGGCAAGGTGGATAAAATGGGGATGATTGTCCTCAAAACTTGCTTTTTGAAAAAATCTTAA
- a CDS encoding uroporphyrinogen-III synthase produces MSREVIIVGYQAYDFAPSLVVGQIRIYDFCLDFSRFDSLIFTSKNAVLALEKNAKKYPQMDVWRQLPSYVIGRGTQKEVLACGGRVEYIAQNAHGAEFAQELCKILEGQRVCYLRAKITHSKLEEYLWQSRIDVSVQNAYESHPIALSQTQAPKEHSILLFTAPSAYKYFSQNFAWNTNYIAVALGQTTYQSFDSNIKAFCSPYQDIKKALGFCQTLRI; encoded by the coding sequence ATGTCAAGAGAGGTGATCATCGTAGGCTATCAGGCTTATGATTTTGCACCTTCATTGGTGGTGGGGCAAATCCGAATCTATGATTTTTGCCTTGATTTTTCAAGATTTGATTCGCTTATTTTCACTTCCAAAAATGCAGTGTTAGCACTTGAGAAAAATGCCAAGAAATATCCACAGATGGATGTTTGGAGGCAATTACCAAGCTATGTGATTGGCAGAGGCACCCAAAAAGAAGTTTTGGCGTGTGGTGGGAGAGTGGAATACATCGCTCAAAATGCACACGGAGCGGAGTTTGCTCAAGAGTTATGCAAGATTTTGGAAGGGCAAAGAGTGTGCTATTTGCGTGCAAAGATCACGCATTCTAAGCTTGAAGAATATTTGTGGCAAAGTAGGATTGATGTCAGTGTCCAAAACGCCTATGAAAGCCACCCTATAGCTTTATCCCAAACACAAGCCCCCAAAGAACATAGCATTTTGCTTTTTACCGCCCCTAGTGCTTATAAGTATTTCTCTCAAAATTTTGCTTGGAATACAAATTATATTGCCGTTGCATTGGGGCAAACCACCTATCAATCTTTTGATTCCAATATCAAGGCGTTTTGTTCTCCTTATCAAGACATCAAAAAGGCTCTAGGGTTTTGCCAAACGCTAAGAATCTGA
- a CDS encoding flagellin A, with protein MAFQVNTNINALNSHAQSVFTQGKLKNALEKLSSGLRINKAADDASGMVIADSLRSQAAGLGQAIRNANDGIGIIQIADKAMDEQIKILETIRVKATQAAQDGQSSESRKAIQNDITRLIQGLDNIGNTTSYNGISLLSGTFTNKEFQIGAYSNQTIRATIGATTSDKIGQVRIETGANISAASTVSLTFKQADGASDVTLESVVISHSTGTGVGALAEVINKNSDKTGIRAQANVQTTSDTAIKAGDIKGLSINGVVFGDIMSIKENDSDGRLVAAINAASADTGVEAYTDGLGRLNLRSIDGRGIYVKSGDSGPNAAIATLNGGQELKAGSSNYGRLSLTRLDARDIQVVSAPGISGGADFRAIGFGVGQAAETTVNLRSVLGEFGTAVKSAAGGNQNAVIASSAATLGAGVTTLVGAMVVMNIAESAQKTLDRIRADMGSVQNQMTSTMDNITITQVNVKAAESQIRDVDFAAESADFSKYNILAQSGSYAMSQANALQQNILRLLS; from the coding sequence ATGGCTTTTCAGGTCAATACAAATATCAATGCGTTGAACTCTCACGCTCAGTCAGTTTTTACTCAAGGTAAATTGAAAAATGCTTTGGAAAAATTGAGTTCAGGTTTGAGAATCAACAAGGCGGCAGATGATGCTTCTGGTATGGTGATCGCAGATAGTTTGAGATCACAAGCAGCAGGTTTGGGTCAAGCGATTCGTAATGCTAATGATGGAATTGGGATTATCCAAATTGCTGATAAAGCAATGGATGAGCAAATCAAGATTCTGGAAACTATTAGAGTGAAAGCAACTCAAGCAGCTCAAGATGGTCAATCATCAGAATCAAGAAAAGCGATTCAAAATGACATTACTCGTTTGATTCAGGGGCTTGATAATATTGGTAACACAACAAGTTACAATGGTATTTCTTTGCTTTCTGGAACATTTACAAACAAAGAGTTCCAAATCGGTGCTTATTCTAATCAGACTATTCGTGCAACAATCGGTGCAACAACATCCGATAAGATTGGTCAAGTGAGAATTGAAACAGGGGCAAACATTTCGGCTGCTTCTACAGTTTCTTTGACATTCAAACAAGCAGATGGTGCTAGTGATGTGACTCTTGAGAGTGTTGTAATTTCGCATTCTACAGGAACAGGAGTTGGTGCTTTGGCTGAGGTGATCAACAAGAATTCTGACAAAACAGGAATCCGTGCACAAGCCAATGTGCAAACAACTTCTGACACAGCAATCAAGGCTGGAGACATCAAAGGTCTATCAATCAATGGCGTAGTCTTTGGTGATATTATGAGCATCAAAGAAAACGATTCTGATGGTCGTTTGGTGGCAGCGATCAATGCGGCTTCTGCAGATACAGGTGTTGAGGCTTATACTGATGGTCTTGGTCGTTTGAATCTTAGAAGTATCGATGGTCGTGGAATCTATGTGAAGTCTGGTGATTCTGGTCCTAATGCAGCGATTGCGACTTTGAATGGTGGTCAAGAGCTTAAAGCAGGATCAAGCAACTATGGAAGATTGTCTTTGACTCGTCTTGATGCAAGAGATATTCAAGTAGTTTCAGCTCCCGGAATTTCTGGAGGTGCAGACTTTAGAGCTATTGGTTTTGGTGTAGGACAAGCAGCAGAGACAACAGTCAATCTAAGATCTGTTTTGGGTGAATTTGGTACAGCAGTGAAATCTGCGGCTGGTGGAAACCAAAACGCTGTGATTGCAAGTAGTGCTGCCACTCTTGGTGCTGGTGTTACAACATTGGTTGGTGCAATGGTTGTAATGAATATCGCAGAATCTGCACAAAAAACATTGGATAGAATCAGAGCGGATATGGGTTCTGTGCAAAATCAAATGACAAGCACAATGGACAATATCACAATCACTCAAGTGAATGTCAAAGCTGCTGAATCTCAAATCCGTGATGTTGATTTTGCTGCAGAGTCTGCTGATTTCAGCAAATACAACATTCTTGCTCAATCTGGTAGCTATGCAATGTCTCAAGCAAATGCGTTGCAGCAAAACATCCTAAGACTTCTTAGCTAA
- a CDS encoding 3-methyladenine DNA glycosylase translates to MLNSFELFTFLKSQNLLHSSPSWWWHKVGTFEVIVGAILTQNTRWENVEKSLQKLQEAQILIGENQQDLINFANIDSALLESLIASSGFARQKSKRLITLCQEILRNFGSFESFVESVDAEWLIAQKGIGRETRDSILNYACQREVMVVDQYSYRLLLKCGYEIEEYEALQSWYAEGVLENLDKIIRLYDFPISLAQIYARFHGKIVEFAKKNNGFKKDFELEF, encoded by the coding sequence ATCCTCAATTCTTTCGAACTCTTTACTTTTTTGAAAAGTCAAAATCTTTTGCATTCCTCTCCGTCGTGGTGGTGGCACAAAGTTGGAACTTTTGAAGTGATTGTTGGTGCGATTTTGACACAAAATACGCGTTGGGAAAATGTAGAAAAATCTCTTCAAAAGCTCCAAGAAGCACAGATCCTCATCGGAGAGAATCAGCAAGATTTGATAAATTTCGCAAACATAGATTCGGCATTATTGGAGAGCTTGATTGCTTCAAGTGGCTTTGCACGACAAAAGAGTAAGCGTTTGATTACTTTATGTCAAGAGATATTGAGGAATTTTGGTAGTTTTGAAAGCTTTGTTGAGAGTGTTGATGCGGAGTGGTTGATTGCTCAAAAAGGGATTGGTCGTGAGACTCGTGATAGCATTTTGAACTATGCTTGTCAGCGAGAAGTGATGGTGGTTGATCAATATAGCTATAGACTTTTGTTAAAATGTGGGTATGAGATTGAGGAATATGAGGCTTTGCAGTCTTGGTATGCAGAAGGTGTGCTTGAAAATCTAGATAAGATTATCAGACTTTATGATTTTCCAATTTCTTTGGCACAGATTTATGCGAGATTTCACGGGAAAATCGTGGAGTTTGCCAAAAAAAATAATGGCTTCAAAAAGGATTTTGAACTTGAATTTTGA
- a CDS encoding glycosyltransferase family 4 protein: MILGLGISLLCHLVMIPLSRRLQIFIDSEASDKPQRVHSLPTPRCGGIGIFLSFALIALFFIQNDLPLFMGILIGGLVVFASGVIEDLRGTLSPKLRLALQCLGAIIFISVSGSYLQYLGFGISLPFWIAIPFSVFAIVGIINAINIIDGFNGLAGGISCIAFVCLSILLPSSSFLAPIIYALIGGVLGFLFFNFPKGKIFLGDGGAYFLGFVLATLLIYTTQTPLEETQKISPWFGIALLIYPFWEVIFSIYRRKIVRHLSPMQPDNLHIHTLIHKRRLRSNPKTSLFVCCFALPFMLSATFFATNTMFLFLQSCFFVVLYLCLYRSLIAFAIKIRS; encoded by the coding sequence GTGATTCTTGGACTAGGCATATCTCTTTTGTGTCATCTTGTAATGATTCCTCTATCAAGACGATTGCAAATCTTTATTGATTCTGAAGCAAGCGATAAACCTCAACGCGTTCATAGCTTACCCACTCCACGATGTGGAGGGATTGGGATTTTTCTCTCATTTGCACTCATTGCCCTTTTTTTTATTCAAAACGACCTTCCTTTGTTTATGGGAATCTTGATAGGAGGATTGGTGGTTTTTGCTAGTGGGGTGATAGAGGATTTGCGAGGGACGCTTAGTCCCAAACTACGCCTTGCATTGCAATGCCTTGGGGCTATCATTTTCATCAGTGTGAGTGGATCATATTTGCAATACTTGGGATTTGGCATTTCTCTCCCATTTTGGATTGCCATTCCTTTTAGCGTGTTTGCAATTGTTGGAATCATCAATGCCATCAATATCATTGATGGATTTAATGGCTTAGCTGGAGGGATTTCTTGCATTGCTTTTGTTTGTTTGTCAATCCTTTTGCCCTCCTCTTCGTTTCTTGCTCCCATAATCTATGCTTTGATTGGTGGGGTGCTAGGCTTTTTGTTTTTCAATTTTCCAAAGGGCAAGATTTTTTTGGGAGATGGGGGAGCATATTTTTTGGGATTTGTTTTGGCAACTCTATTGATTTATACCACACAAACTCCACTAGAAGAAACACAGAAAATCTCACCTTGGTTTGGAATCGCCCTATTAATCTATCCTTTTTGGGAAGTGATTTTTTCAATCTATCGGAGAAAAATAGTGCGTCATCTTTCACCAATGCAACCTGACAATTTGCACATTCACACACTTATCCACAAACGCAGGCTACGCTCCAACCCCAAAACCTCACTTTTTGTCTGTTGTTTTGCATTACCCTTTATGCTCAGTGCAACTTTTTTTGCCACAAATACGATGTTTCTATTTTTGCAAAGCTGTTTTTTTGTGGTGCTGTATTTGTGCTTGTATCGCTCACTGATTGCGTTTGCAATCAAGATCCGATCTTAG
- the galE gene encoding UDP-glucose 4-epimerase GalE has product MKLLLTGGSGYIGSHTAYEFLKNTDAQITLLDNLSTGFIQNYKYLSAKFGDRVQMVQMDLNELAKLDHFLQNNHFDAIVHFAASIVVSESMSNPAKYYLNNTANTTHLINLCLKHKIKNFIFSSTAAVYGEPSCNPVTESTPTSPINPYGYSKLMSEQVLLDVSKANDFCYVALRYFNVAGANYDNTPQELQNGGGLGQRSLNATHLIKVASECATGKRHQMSIYGDTYTTPDGSCIRDYIHINDLARAHISALDYLYTHQKSNIFNVGYNQGYSVKEVIEVMKKVSCIDFEVRIDAPRDGDPAMLIASNQKILECTTWKPQYNDLTLICKSAYEWEISLNKNQAM; this is encoded by the coding sequence ATGAAATTGCTCTTGACTGGAGGAAGTGGCTACATTGGATCCCATACAGCCTATGAATTTTTGAAAAACACAGACGCACAAATCACACTGCTTGACAATCTAAGCACCGGGTTTATCCAAAACTATAAGTATTTATCCGCAAAATTTGGCGATAGAGTGCAAATGGTGCAAATGGATCTCAATGAACTAGCAAAGCTCGATCACTTTTTGCAAAACAACCATTTTGATGCGATCGTGCATTTTGCCGCCTCTATTGTTGTGAGCGAATCAATGAGCAATCCCGCCAAATACTACCTCAACAACACCGCCAACACAACACACCTCATCAACCTATGCCTCAAGCACAAAATCAAAAACTTTATTTTTAGCTCCACTGCCGCAGTGTATGGTGAGCCCTCTTGCAACCCTGTGACAGAGAGCACTCCCACATCTCCGATCAACCCCTATGGATACTCCAAACTCATGAGTGAGCAAGTCTTGCTTGATGTGAGCAAGGCAAATGACTTTTGTTATGTCGCCCTAAGATATTTCAATGTCGCAGGGGCAAATTATGACAACACCCCTCAAGAACTTCAAAATGGCGGTGGGCTTGGACAAAGAAGCCTCAATGCAACCCACCTCATCAAAGTAGCAAGTGAATGTGCAACGGGCAAAAGACATCAAATGTCAATCTATGGGGACACTTACACAACACCCGATGGAAGCTGTATCAGAGATTATATCCATATCAACGATTTGGCTAGAGCCCATATTTCTGCCCTAGATTATTTATACACGCACCAAAAATCCAATATTTTCAATGTGGGCTACAATCAAGGATATAGCGTCAAGGAAGTGATTGAAGTGATGAAAAAAGTCAGCTGCATAGATTTTGAGGTGCGAATCGATGCTCCTCGCGATGGTGATCCTGCGATGCTAATCGCTAGCAACCAAAAAATCTTGGAATGCACCACTTGGAAACCTCAATACAACGATTTAACACTGATTTGCAAAAGTGCCTATGAATGGGAAATCTCTCTCAACAAAAATCAAGCGATGTGA
- a CDS encoding ArsR/SmtB family transcription factor yields the protein MESLTHFAQGFQALGSESRLLVYITLLQHHPEGLNIKDLQAKVEIKASTLAHHLKVLVDAGFVQQQQRGKENFNYAITETLQTLCDNISCKCCEYTKR from the coding sequence ATGGAATCTCTCACACATTTTGCTCAAGGCTTTCAGGCATTGGGGTCAGAATCACGCCTATTGGTCTATATCACCCTATTACAACACCACCCAGAGGGGCTAAACATCAAAGATCTACAAGCAAAGGTAGAGATCAAAGCATCTACATTGGCACATCATTTGAAAGTATTGGTAGATGCGGGGTTTGTGCAACAGCAACAACGAGGGAAAGAAAACTTCAATTATGCCATCACAGAAACCCTGCAAACCCTATGCGACAACATCTCTTGCAAATGTTGCGAATACACGAAGAGATAG
- a CDS encoding permease: MESLYQFLGNLFLQIGLPISLANGLAFFLYEVFFLSIVLLVGLTFFTFVRIRFLDEKLAHSLNRKPKIIAYGSMALLGIVSPFCSCSAIPAFISLSALNVPTGALFVYLIVAPLVQETSMILLFTQFGLWVTLIYIIQGVIAGVITGLILSRASDKQLFTPTLLSQRHRTTSALHHYSTDTESKMKQTFGFSISPNPQSSACYDAQNIVQFSHCCDSAKSDNNPKKNLFYQSATEAIGILKKTYKYILIGVALGALIHGAIPKEWIATPLGTSNYIAPIIATLIGIPIYSDDVALIPVAKSLLDSGAALGTALSFVMASSVVSIPSFILLGSVLQKRVIIKLAMILAVTIIIIGYVFNFLQPIIL; this comes from the coding sequence ATGGAATCGTTGTATCAGTTTTTGGGAAACTTGTTTTTGCAAATAGGTTTGCCCATATCTCTTGCAAATGGCTTGGCATTTTTCTTGTATGAAGTCTTTTTTCTATCTATTGTTTTGCTTGTTGGGCTTACATTTTTTACTTTTGTTCGAATTCGCTTTTTGGATGAAAAACTAGCACATTCTCTCAATCGCAAACCCAAAATCATCGCTTATGGCTCAATGGCTTTGCTAGGAATCGTGTCGCCATTTTGCTCTTGTAGTGCTATTCCAGCGTTTATCTCTCTATCTGCCCTCAATGTGCCAACAGGTGCTTTGTTTGTGTATCTGATAGTTGCACCACTCGTGCAAGAAACCTCTATGATTTTGTTATTTACACAATTTGGACTTTGGGTAACTCTCATCTACATCATTCAAGGCGTCATTGCAGGTGTGATCACAGGATTGATTTTGTCTAGAGCATCAGACAAACAGCTATTCACCCCCACTCTTTTATCCCAGAGACATCGCACTACATCAGCACTCCACCATTACAGCACGGACACAGAAAGCAAAATGAAACAAACTTTTGGCTTCTCAATCAGTCCAAACCCCCAAAGCTCCGCTTGTTATGATGCACAAAACATTGTGCAGTTTTCTCATTGTTGCGATAGTGCCAAAAGCGACAACAACCCCAAAAAGAATCTGTTCTATCAATCTGCAACCGAAGCAATAGGCATTTTGAAAAAAACATACAAATACATTTTGATAGGCGTGGCTCTTGGTGCTTTGATCCATGGAGCAATACCCAAAGAATGGATCGCAACCCCGCTTGGCACAAGCAATTATATTGCACCAATAATTGCTACTTTGATAGGTATCCCTATTTATTCAGATGATGTTGCCCTTATTCCTGTTGCAAAATCTCTATTAGATTCGGGTGCAGCACTTGGGACAGCATTATCTTTTGTGATGGCTTCTTCGGTGGTCTCGATACCATCGTTTATTTTGCTAGGGAGCGTTTTGCAGAAAAGAGTTATCATAAAACTTGCTATGATTCTTGCAGTAACAATCATTATCATTGGATATGTGTTCAATTTCTTGCAACCTATTATTTTATGA
- a CDS encoding acyl-CoA thioesterase, with protein sequence MECNTLKMSILVSPSVANFSGVMHGGELLKTLDHVAYACATKYCGYGVVTISVDQVIFKSPIPIGSLLNFYASVNYVGKSSCEVGIRVECEDLKSRAVKHCSSAYFTMVALGANRQKVAMPPFVPQSDEQKRRYAEAIDRREKRSMFYATKQ encoded by the coding sequence ATGGAGTGCAATACATTGAAAATGTCGATTTTGGTTTCGCCAAGTGTAGCTAATTTTAGTGGAGTGATGCACGGAGGTGAGTTGCTCAAAACACTCGATCATGTTGCGTATGCTTGTGCTACCAAATATTGCGGGTATGGCGTTGTGACAATAAGCGTGGATCAAGTGATTTTCAAAAGCCCCATTCCTATTGGCTCATTGCTCAATTTTTATGCTTCAGTCAATTATGTGGGCAAGAGTAGTTGTGAAGTTGGGATTCGCGTCGAGTGCGAGGATTTGAAAAGTCGGGCTGTCAAGCATTGCAGTAGTGCTTATTTTACAATGGTTGCATTGGGTGCCAATAGACAAAAAGTCGCGATGCCTCCTTTTGTCCCACAAAGCGATGAGCAGAAGCGTCGTTATGCAGAAGCGATTGATCGACGCGAAAAGCGAAGTATGTTTTATGCGACAAAGCAATAA
- a CDS encoding 3-deoxy-7-phosphoheptulonate synthase class II, with amino-acid sequence MQKRLIDAKSEVCFMRQSNKWEPQSWRKFPIKQAPQYRNLEELERVEGELRGYPPLVFAKEVDLLKAKLSRVNEENLFILQGGDCAESFTRFGGQRIRDFYKLMLQMSVILGFCSGMEILKIGRIAGQFAKPRSEEFEEIDGKMLPSFRGDIINGSEPTAESRVHQPQRMLQAYHQSASTLNLLRAFCNGGMADLHLIQQYNLDFVRSHPMGEKYQTLTQEISQSLAFIESCGIEAKQAPKLSEFFISHEALLLPYEECLCRTDSLSGRIYDCSAHFLWIGERTFDSQAHLEFMRGISNPKGIKVSPRMTSTDLLRLLDWFNPDNQKGEIVLIVRMGETIKHSLPPLLEVLEKEKREVVLLNDPMHGNTIKQGGIKTRYFASILQELDRFFEICADCGMKAGGIHLEMTAEEVTECIGGMIDVGSLSKNYQTTCDPRLNASQSLELAFGLGEKMRKRFG; translated from the coding sequence ATGCAGAAGCGATTGATCGACGCGAAAAGCGAAGTATGTTTTATGCGACAAAGCAATAAGTGGGAGCCTCAAAGCTGGAGAAAATTCCCAATCAAACAAGCTCCACAATATCGCAATCTCGAGGAGTTGGAGAGAGTTGAGGGTGAGCTAAGGGGCTATCCTCCTTTGGTGTTTGCCAAAGAGGTGGATTTGCTCAAAGCAAAATTATCAAGAGTGAATGAAGAGAATCTGTTTATCTTGCAGGGTGGGGATTGTGCAGAGAGTTTTACGCGTTTTGGTGGGCAAAGGATACGCGATTTTTATAAGCTTATGTTGCAAATGAGCGTGATTTTGGGCTTTTGTAGTGGAATGGAAATCCTAAAGATTGGCAGAATCGCAGGGCAGTTTGCCAAACCGCGTAGCGAGGAGTTTGAAGAGATCGATGGCAAGATGTTGCCAAGCTTCCGTGGGGATATCATCAATGGGAGTGAGCCTACCGCAGAATCTAGAGTGCATCAGCCCCAAAGAATGCTCCAAGCGTATCATCAGTCTGCTTCCACCCTCAATCTCTTGCGTGCGTTTTGCAATGGTGGAATGGCAGATTTGCATTTGATTCAGCAATACAATCTTGATTTTGTGCGAAGCCACCCTATGGGTGAAAAATACCAAACGCTCACTCAAGAGATCTCCCAATCCCTTGCTTTTATCGAGAGTTGTGGTATCGAGGCTAAACAAGCCCCCAAGTTAAGCGAGTTTTTCATAAGCCACGAAGCCTTGCTTTTGCCCTATGAAGAGTGTTTGTGTCGCACGGATAGCTTGAGTGGCAGGATTTATGATTGTTCTGCACATTTTTTGTGGATTGGGGAACGCACTTTTGATTCTCAAGCACATCTTGAGTTTATGCGAGGGATTAGCAATCCAAAGGGGATCAAAGTCTCTCCAAGGATGACATCTACGGATTTGCTTAGGTTGCTAGATTGGTTCAATCCTGATAATCAAAAAGGGGAAATCGTGCTAATCGTGCGTATGGGAGAAACCATCAAGCACTCTCTCCCGCCACTGCTTGAAGTGCTTGAAAAAGAGAAGCGTGAAGTGGTGTTGCTCAATGATCCAATGCACGGCAACACGATCAAACAAGGTGGTATCAAAACGCGGTATTTTGCAAGTATTTTGCAAGAGTTGGATCGTTTTTTTGAGATTTGTGCAGATTGTGGTATGAAAGCTGGAGGTATCCATCTTGAAATGACAGCAGAAGAGGTGACAGAGTGTATAGGTGGAATGATTGATGTGGGGAGTTTGAGCAAAAATTATCAAACCACTTGCGATCCACGACTGAATGCCTCTCAATCTCTAGAACTTGCTTTTGGACTCGGAGAGAAAATGAGGAAAAGATTTGGATAA
- a CDS encoding anthranilate synthase component II, whose product MDKRVVLIDHHDSFTYNIVHYLQDLGARVEVLEAQEGVSEDPRLSEASHILLSPGPGHPKDALESLNIIQKFYKAKPILGVCLGHQCIALAFGGKVERGKEPIHGKTSRLSFVANPLFQGLEQGFGVMRYHSLCVSVLPSSLECIATSEGVIMALKHRDYPIYGVQFHPESILCENGKAIFENFLILSQT is encoded by the coding sequence TTGGATAAGAGGGTTGTGCTGATTGATCATCATGATTCTTTTACTTACAACATTGTGCATTATCTGCAAGATTTGGGTGCTAGAGTTGAGGTGCTTGAAGCTCAAGAGGGGGTGAGCGAAGATCCTAGATTGTCTGAGGCTTCTCATATCCTCCTCTCCCCCGGTCCCGGTCACCCCAAAGACGCACTAGAGAGCTTGAATATTATCCAAAAGTTTTATAAAGCCAAACCAATTTTGGGAGTGTGTTTGGGACATCAGTGTATCGCTTTGGCTTTTGGTGGCAAAGTAGAGCGTGGAAAAGAGCCAATACACGGCAAAACTTCGAGATTGAGCTTTGTTGCCAACCCATTGTTTCAAGGATTGGAGCAGGGGTTTGGCGTAATGCGTTATCACTCTTTGTGCGTGAGTGTGTTGCCTAGTTCTCTTGAGTGCATTGCTACAAGTGAGGGGGTGATAATGGCACTCAAACATCGTGATTATCCCATCTATGGAGTGCAATTCCACCCTGAGTCGATTTTGTGTGAAAATGGCAAGGCGATATTTGAAAATTTTTTGATTTTGTCACAAACCTAG